A part of Candidatus Electrothrix aestuarii genomic DNA contains:
- a CDS encoding ABC transporter substrate-binding protein — MLTRIVQQLLRMIILTVALTGWSGICFAVQYVKAPPLTDAVKAQVQDVKTGGAVRVPLITWGGDIATILANGNNRNTAANSIFAKQNLQLELVRSDDFRQQVKAYMQGETPYLRGTMGMINMAAELLNQDPRTKPVIIYQMTWSNGGDCLVVKSGINSAKDLKGKTIALQAYGPHVDYLAKLLRDAGLKMSDVSIKWVNDLTGTDNTPAEALYSKEVDAAMVIIPDGLMLTSNGTVGTGAEGSVKGAKIMLSTKSANRIIADVYAVRSDYFSAHRKEVQNLVHGLLLAEQDLKALFKKKKARLAEYKKTVSAAAEILLDSAAATADTEALYGDCEFVGFPGNVKFFTDKNWPRNMQRLTDEVQGAFITGGLLSRKIVLQQADWDYSALRKGLAGVDNVEAPRFNTKAVAQVVAQKQNLGTLSEGELFSFEVFFQPNQNTFLADQYSDAFAKVVDLASTYGGAVITVEGHSDPMGYLRKVKNKESEIVLTRTKQAAKNLSLTRAIAVRDSIMSFGKAQGVNLDSSQFTVIGHGIMHPRTGMCGQLPCAPKTKEDWLSNMRVVFRIIQIEAEEEAFIPLD; from the coding sequence ATGTTGACAAGAATTGTACAGCAACTCCTGAGGATGATTATACTGACTGTAGCTCTTACGGGCTGGTCAGGCATTTGCTTTGCCGTGCAGTATGTCAAGGCACCGCCTCTGACAGATGCGGTCAAGGCGCAGGTCCAGGATGTGAAAACTGGCGGAGCGGTCCGGGTGCCTCTGATTACCTGGGGCGGGGACATCGCCACCATCCTTGCCAACGGCAATAATCGGAACACAGCAGCAAATTCCATTTTTGCCAAACAAAATCTCCAGCTCGAACTCGTTCGCAGCGATGACTTCAGACAGCAGGTCAAGGCCTATATGCAGGGAGAAACCCCATATTTGCGGGGCACGATGGGTATGATCAATATGGCGGCTGAGCTGCTCAACCAAGACCCGCGTACCAAGCCGGTTATCATCTACCAGATGACTTGGAGTAATGGTGGTGACTGCCTGGTGGTCAAATCAGGCATCAACTCTGCCAAGGATCTGAAAGGGAAGACCATTGCCCTCCAGGCCTATGGTCCCCATGTTGATTACCTGGCCAAGCTGCTCCGCGATGCAGGCCTGAAGATGTCCGATGTGAGCATAAAATGGGTGAACGATCTCACCGGCACAGATAACACTCCTGCCGAAGCCCTGTATTCCAAAGAGGTGGATGCGGCAATGGTGATTATACCGGATGGCCTCATGCTGACCTCTAACGGCACAGTGGGTACCGGAGCGGAAGGCTCGGTCAAGGGTGCAAAGATCATGCTTTCCACCAAGAGCGCCAACCGCATCATCGCGGATGTCTACGCGGTGCGTAGCGATTATTTTTCAGCCCATAGGAAGGAGGTCCAGAATCTTGTCCACGGCCTTCTCTTGGCGGAACAGGACCTGAAGGCGCTCTTTAAGAAGAAGAAAGCCCGTCTTGCGGAGTATAAGAAGACCGTAAGTGCTGCGGCCGAGATTCTGCTCGACAGTGCGGCGGCCACCGCAGATACCGAGGCTCTGTACGGTGACTGCGAATTTGTCGGCTTTCCCGGCAATGTGAAGTTTTTTACAGATAAAAACTGGCCGAGAAACATGCAACGCCTTACGGACGAAGTGCAGGGGGCCTTTATCACCGGTGGCTTACTGAGCCGCAAGATTGTTTTGCAGCAGGCAGATTGGGATTATAGTGCTCTCCGAAAAGGTTTGGCTGGAGTTGATAATGTCGAGGCCCCGCGATTCAACACCAAGGCGGTGGCTCAGGTGGTTGCCCAAAAGCAGAATCTCGGCACCCTGAGCGAGGGCGAGCTCTTCTCCTTTGAGGTTTTTTTTCAACCCAATCAGAACACTTTTTTAGCAGATCAGTACAGTGATGCCTTTGCCAAGGTTGTTGATTTGGCCTCTACCTATGGTGGGGCCGTTATCACTGTGGAAGGGCACTCCGATCCTATGGGCTACCTGCGCAAGGTCAAGAATAAAGAGTCCGAGATTGTGCTGACCCGGACCAAGCAGGCCGCAAAGAACCTCAGCCTGACCAGGGCCATAGCTGTACGGGACTCCATCATGTCCTTTGGCAAGGCTCAGGGGGTCAACCTTGATTCCAGCCAATTCACGGTAATAGGGCATGGCATTATGCATCCCCGCACTGGCATGTGCGGTCAGTTGCCCTGTGCTCCGAAAACCAAAGAGGATTGGCTGAGTAATATGCGGGTTGTCTTCCGCATCATCCAGATAGAGGCTGAGGAAGAAGCCTTTATTCCCTTGGATTAA
- a CDS encoding vWA domain-containing protein, with the protein MKKILCLFGLALFLLNACSDDNQQRKAAAPQKKAVVPQQQAPTPLEQKHTGIWPPPLENEQDQENILPTDQWTRKNYVMIFDGSGSMADQRCSGNKTKVAVAQEAVADWAQSVPEDAHLGLIVFDQKGFAVRQQLDQGDRQTFVQQVQTVVPGSTTPLTQAVQAAYELLTDQARRQLGYGEYHMVIVTDGAANLPEELTRAVNAVLARSPILISTIGFCIATTHSLNQPGRTIYKAADNPEALRQGLQDILAESESFDDVTDF; encoded by the coding sequence ATGAAAAAAATACTCTGTCTATTTGGCCTGGCTCTCTTTCTTCTCAACGCTTGCAGTGATGACAACCAGCAGCGTAAGGCAGCAGCTCCGCAAAAAAAGGCGGTTGTGCCGCAGCAACAGGCGCCAACGCCGCTTGAGCAGAAGCATACGGGTATCTGGCCACCGCCACTGGAGAATGAGCAAGACCAGGAGAATATTCTGCCTACTGACCAGTGGACCCGGAAAAACTATGTGATGATTTTTGATGGCTCCGGCAGCATGGCTGATCAGCGCTGTTCCGGCAATAAAACAAAAGTTGCTGTTGCCCAGGAGGCTGTTGCAGACTGGGCTCAGTCAGTGCCTGAAGATGCCCATCTGGGGCTTATCGTTTTTGATCAAAAGGGTTTTGCTGTCCGGCAGCAGTTGGATCAGGGCGATCGGCAGACCTTTGTCCAGCAGGTGCAGACTGTTGTGCCGGGGTCGACCACCCCTTTAACCCAGGCTGTGCAGGCGGCCTATGAGCTCCTGACTGATCAGGCCCGAAGACAGTTGGGCTATGGTGAATACCATATGGTAATTGTAACGGACGGGGCGGCAAATCTGCCGGAAGAGTTGACCAGAGCGGTCAATGCGGTTTTGGCTCGCTCTCCAATCCTTATCAGTACCATCGGCTTCTGCATTGCCACCACCCATTCCCTTAATCAGCCGGGTCGAACCATCTATAAGGCTGCGGATAACCCAGAGGCCCTGCGCCAGGGGCTCCAGGATATCCTGGCGGAATCTGAGTCCTTTGATGACGTAACGGATTTCTGA